The following are encoded together in the Dickeya lacustris genome:
- a CDS encoding NAD(P)H-dependent oxidoreductase, whose translation MSKVLVISGHPNLAESVGNATIINAIAHTLPDVEIRRLDTLYPDYKINVADEQQALLNADVIVWQFPFSWYSVPGLMKLWIDLVFLHGFAHGSTAKLGGKKLIVSFTAGAPIELYSPDGFFKHDIQDYLAQFETTATLCNLELQAPIYSCGISYAGRDEAKIAEQRETAKEHADRVIGALIALVPDLNVAV comes from the coding sequence ATGTCAAAAGTATTAGTAATTTCCGGGCATCCGAATTTAGCGGAGTCCGTTGGTAATGCGACCATTATCAATGCCATTGCACATACCTTACCCGATGTTGAAATTCGACGTTTGGATACACTCTATCCTGATTATAAAATCAATGTGGCGGATGAACAGCAGGCATTGTTGAATGCGGATGTCATTGTATGGCAATTTCCTTTTTCATGGTATTCCGTTCCTGGCTTAATGAAGCTGTGGATAGATTTAGTCTTTTTACACGGCTTTGCCCATGGTTCAACGGCAAAATTAGGGGGCAAGAAACTTATTGTGTCTTTCACCGCCGGTGCGCCAATAGAGTTATATTCACCAGACGGTTTTTTTAAACATGATATTCAGGACTATCTGGCTCAGTTTGAAACAACGGCAACGCTTTGTAATTTGGAGTTGCAGGCACCGATTTATAGCTGTGGTATCAGTTATGCCGGGCGTGATGAGGCAAAAATTGCCGAGCAAAGGGAAACGGCTAAAGAACATGCCGACCGTGTGATCGGCGCGCTTATCGCACTTGTGCCCGATTTGAATGTTGCGGTGTGA
- a CDS encoding YciI family protein: protein MYIVNITVNTAVAEQQHEALFPQHSAWFKKYFDAGKFLIIGPYTDRARSGVIIAKTESRQELDTILAEDSYYPHLAQYEVNAFTPKMIAAELQRFQV, encoded by the coding sequence ATGTATATAGTGAATATTACGGTTAATACCGCTGTTGCCGAACAACAGCATGAGGCACTTTTCCCGCAGCATAGCGCATGGTTTAAAAAATATTTTGATGCCGGAAAGTTTTTGATAATTGGGCCTTATACCGATCGCGCGCGCTCGGGCGTCATTATAGCGAAAACAGAAAGCCGCCAGGAGTTAGACACTATTTTAGCTGAGGATTCATATTATCCCCATCTGGCGCAATATGAGGTTAATGCGTTTACGCCCAAAATGATTGCGGCAGAGTTGCAGCGTTTTCAAGTGTAA
- a CDS encoding conjugal transfer protein TraF yields the protein MQKKYISRVIVGVFATIPVASIAAGTWSDARNDAMGGTGVASSHYSSAALVNPALLTKFNSHDHVSLILPSVSATVSNPDKIEDKFDAVKNSWDNYKQVTGSRTNAAASAQNLKNAFQDIAGKGGTVDAAASTAITVPNSTLPFAFTAKAWGVASAKAVVTENDLAYLDSVIAGRIPTTADLNSLTSRAEGVGAIVTEYGISAARSLELAGRSVSVGITPKLQQVYLYNYNVGINNYSSSDFRNGEFKNSESGGNVDVGVAMDLTPNWNVGLVGQNLIARSIDSKTVNGIQRTFDIRPQATVGTAWSNGTVTFASDVDLTPASGFAGEKKNQYASLGAELNAWDWAQLRAGYRANLKDSDRSLITAGVGLSPFNLVHLDLTGMVGTSSNTYGAAAKLSFTF from the coding sequence ATGCAGAAAAAATACATTTCCCGGGTGATTGTCGGTGTATTCGCGACGATCCCTGTTGCCTCTATCGCCGCAGGCACCTGGTCTGATGCCCGCAACGATGCGATGGGCGGTACCGGTGTGGCCTCCTCGCACTACAGTTCGGCGGCCCTGGTTAACCCCGCATTACTGACCAAATTTAACAGCCATGACCACGTCAGCCTGATTCTGCCTTCTGTCAGCGCCACGGTATCTAACCCCGATAAAATTGAAGACAAGTTCGATGCGGTGAAAAACAGCTGGGACAACTACAAGCAGGTGACGGGCAGCCGTACCAATGCGGCAGCATCAGCGCAGAACCTGAAAAACGCCTTTCAGGATATCGCGGGCAAAGGCGGCACGGTTGATGCGGCGGCTTCAACGGCCATTACCGTGCCAAACAGCACGTTGCCGTTTGCTTTCACCGCCAAAGCCTGGGGGGTTGCCAGCGCTAAAGCGGTGGTGACAGAAAACGATCTCGCGTATCTCGACTCGGTTATCGCGGGCAGGATACCGACCACGGCTGATTTGAACTCACTGACCTCGCGAGCTGAAGGGGTTGGCGCGATTGTCACCGAATACGGTATTTCGGCGGCCAGATCCCTCGAACTGGCCGGGCGCTCGGTTTCTGTTGGTATCACGCCGAAGCTCCAGCAGGTCTATCTCTACAACTACAACGTCGGCATCAATAATTACAGCTCGTCGGATTTTCGTAATGGTGAATTCAAAAATAGCGAATCCGGCGGCAACGTCGATGTCGGCGTGGCGATGGATTTAACCCCCAACTGGAACGTGGGCCTGGTCGGGCAGAACCTGATAGCCCGCAGCATCGACAGTAAAACCGTTAATGGCATTCAACGCACCTTTGATATCCGTCCTCAGGCCACCGTCGGCACAGCCTGGAGCAATGGCACCGTCACGTTCGCCAGTGACGTTGACCTGACGCCCGCCAGCGGTTTTGCCGGTGAGAAGAAAAACCAGTATGCCAGCCTGGGTGCCGAGCTGAATGCCTGGGACTGGGCGCAACTGCGCGCCGGCTACCGCGCCAACCTGAAAGACAGCGACAGAAGCCTGATTACCGCCGGTGTCGGCCTGTCGCCGTTCAATCTGGTACACCTTGACTTGACCGGTATGGTTGGCACCAGCAGCAATACCTATGGCGCGGCGGCAAAACTGTCGTTTACGTTTTAA